The following proteins come from a genomic window of Chlamydiales bacterium:
- a CDS encoding class I SAM-dependent methyltransferase, which yields MSNHLELAHSYWRQTLSSGDRVIDATCGNGYDTLFLAKLNVEIIAYDIQKKAIDLTRAKVPKAIFRLRSHVFFVEDTAALIVYNLGYLPGGDKQLTTQCDTTLESVSHALKIATKAISITCYPGHPEGAREEIALMDFFKSLDPRKWSVCYHQWLNRHRAPSLIWLSRKVMFDEPPTHF from the coding sequence ATGTCTAATCATTTAGAACTAGCCCATTCCTATTGGAGACAAACGCTTTCTTCTGGTGACAGAGTGATTGATGCAACGTGTGGAAATGGTTATGACACACTCTTTTTAGCTAAGCTTAATGTAGAGATAATCGCTTATGATATTCAAAAAAAAGCCATCGATCTAACTCGTGCAAAAGTACCCAAAGCTATTTTTCGTTTAAGATCTCACGTTTTTTTTGTAGAAGACACAGCTGCACTTATTGTATATAATCTTGGTTACCTCCCTGGTGGGGACAAACAGTTAACTACGCAATGCGATACTACTCTCGAAAGCGTAAGTCATGCTCTTAAAATTGCCACAAAAGCTATCTCTATTACTTGCTACCCCGGGCATCCTGAGGGCGCTCGAGAAGAAATCGCTCTTATGGATTTTTTTAAATCTCTAGATCCTCGAAAATGGTCTGTTTGCTACCATCAATGGTTGAATCGCCATCGGGCTCCTTCTTTAATTTGGCTTTCTAGAAAAGTCATGTTCGATGAGCCACCTACTCACTTTTAA
- the rpmI gene encoding 50S ribosomal protein L35 codes for MPKMKTNKSIASRFKVTGRGKLLRKSPGRRHHLTKKSAERKRRLGNTKTVPETMLKMYKKMIGV; via the coding sequence ATGCCAAAAATGAAAACAAATAAGTCGATTGCCTCTCGATTTAAAGTAACGGGTAGAGGAAAACTTCTCCGTAAAAGTCCTGGTCGTCGTCATCATTTAACAAAAAAATCTGCAGAAAGAAAGCGTCGTTTAGGAAATACAAAAACTGTTCCAGAAACGATGTTAAAGATGTATAAGAAAATGATAGGAGTTTAG
- the rsmA gene encoding 16S rRNA (adenine(1518)-N(6)/adenine(1519)-N(6))-dimethyltransferase RsmA, producing the protein MNLFELKAFFKLLKAHPKKRLSQNFLIDKNIVQKILSEALIVQGDYVLEIGSGLGILTKALVNQKADVVGVEIDSLFAPVLEQFPITVYYEDILVFPLSRLKRKGKVIGNLPYHITKPILTRLVPRKDCFTSLTIMVQEEVARRLTASPGTKDYGSLTVFLNFYSDLRYAFRVKRSSFYPIPKVDSAVVTLILKDPPNVNQEFFFRLVRTVFSQRRKMIKNTLRLLYDEEKVIKGLKEAKINPKARPEELSLKEFLSLFHALE; encoded by the coding sequence ATGAATTTATTTGAATTAAAAGCTTTTTTTAAGCTTTTAAAAGCACATCCCAAAAAAAGACTTTCGCAAAATTTTTTAATAGATAAAAACATCGTTCAAAAAATTCTTTCAGAAGCTCTCATTGTCCAGGGAGATTATGTTTTGGAAATTGGATCGGGTCTTGGAATTCTAACAAAAGCACTTGTCAATCAAAAGGCGGATGTAGTAGGGGTGGAGATTGACTCTTTGTTTGCTCCAGTGTTAGAACAATTCCCTATTACGGTTTATTACGAAGATATTCTTGTATTTCCTCTAAGTAGATTAAAAAGAAAAGGTAAGGTCATCGGAAATCTGCCTTATCATATCACTAAACCTATTTTAACTCGCCTTGTCCCTAGAAAAGATTGTTTTACGTCCCTCACTATCATGGTCCAAGAAGAGGTAGCTCGTCGTTTAACTGCATCTCCAGGTACAAAAGACTATGGTTCATTAACAGTTTTTCTTAATTTCTATAGTGACCTTCGTTATGCTTTTCGCGTGAAACGTAGCTCTTTTTATCCTATTCCTAAAGTAGACTCAGCTGTTGTCACTCTTATTTTAAAAGATCCTCCTAATGTCAATCAGGAATTTTTTTTTCGACTTGTGCGTACGGTTTTTAGTCAAAGACGTAAAATGATCAAAAACACATTGAGACTTCTTTATGACGAAGAAAAGGTCATAAAAGGATTAAAAGAGGCAAAGATTAATCCAAAAGCACGTCCTGAAGAGCTAAGTCTTAAAGAATTCTTATCCCTATTTCATGCATTAGAATAA
- a CDS encoding virulence RhuM family protein, translating to MDSSLGDSSFILYQTEDSQTRVEVHLLDETVWLTQAQMAELFSKDKRTISEHIQNIFKEGELLTDSTVRNFRIVQKEGTREVSRLVDHYNLDVIISVGYRVKSHRGTQFRIWATARLKEYLIKGFTLDDERLKRLGGGNYFDELLARIRDIRSSEKVFWRKVLDIYATSIDYDPNIEASKEFFRIVQNKMHWAAHGHTAAEIIYKRADSTKKHMGLTSWSGKGLSKADAEIAKNYLSEEELGILNRLVSMYLDFAELQALHRSPIYMKDWIVKLDDFLRVATPREILSHAGKVSHKIALDKARLE from the coding sequence ATGGATAGTAGCTTAGGTGATAGCTCGTTCATCTTATACCAAACAGAAGATAGCCAGACACGAGTAGAGGTGCATCTTTTAGATGAAACGGTTTGGCTTACACAGGCCCAAATGGCTGAGCTGTTTAGTAAGGATAAGCGTACAATCTCCGAACATATACAAAATATCTTTAAAGAAGGTGAGTTACTCACCGATTCAACTGTCCGGAATTTCCGGATAGTTCAAAAAGAAGGAACTCGTGAAGTTTCTCGACTGGTGGATCACTATAATTTAGATGTCATCATCTCAGTGGGCTACCGTGTTAAATCCCACAGAGGAACGCAATTCCGCATATGGGCAACAGCTAGGCTGAAGGAGTATCTCATCAAAGGGTTTACACTGGATGATGAGCGATTGAAGAGATTAGGTGGTGGTAACTATTTTGATGAGCTTCTTGCTCGCATTCGGGATATTCGGTCATCGGAGAAGGTCTTTTGGCGCAAAGTCTTGGATATCTATGCGACAAGTATCGATTATGATCCCAATATTGAGGCTTCGAAAGAGTTTTTTCGCATTGTGCAAAACAAGATGCATTGGGCGGCTCATGGCCATACAGCTGCAGAAATCATTTATAAAAGAGCCGATAGCACTAAGAAGCATATGGGGCTTACCTCTTGGTCTGGAAAGGGCTTAAGCAAGGCAGATGCAGAGATCGCTAAAAATTACTTAAGCGAAGAGGAGTTGGGTATCCTAAATAGGCTTGTCTCAATGTATTTGGATTTTGCTGAGCTCCAGGCTTTACATAGAAGTCCCATATACATGAAGGATTGGATTGTTAAGTTGGATGATTTTTTGAGGGTAGCAACTCCAAGAGAGATCCTTTCACATGCGGGCAAGGTAAGTCACAAGATTGCCCTTGATAAGGCTCGTCTAGAGTAA
- a CDS encoding 3'-5' exonuclease, translating into MLLIFLDIETTGLDPDKHRILEIAYRIVESTTNHSIVSYLSTIQQPLEVWKQADPKSLQINGFTWEDSLKGKSEKVVGSEILNDLNRVKLGESEGVFICQNPSFDRAFFIQLINTDLQYHYKWPYHWLDLASMYWAIQLKNNPEFPNQIKEIDLSKNKIAGYYGIPEEDSPHRAMNGVDHLIACYQAIFNKNLGC; encoded by the coding sequence ATGCTTTTGATTTTTTTGGATATTGAAACGACAGGGCTAGACCCGGATAAACACCGAATCTTAGAAATTGCTTATAGGATCGTTGAATCGACTACCAATCATTCGATCGTAAGCTATCTATCAACGATTCAACAACCACTAGAAGTATGGAAACAAGCCGACCCTAAAAGCTTGCAAATAAATGGTTTTACTTGGGAAGATTCTCTCAAAGGAAAATCAGAAAAAGTAGTAGGAAGTGAAATTTTAAACGACCTAAATCGAGTCAAACTTGGAGAGAGTGAGGGTGTCTTTATCTGCCAAAATCCTTCTTTTGATAGAGCATTCTTCATCCAGTTAATTAATACAGATCTCCAATATCACTACAAATGGCCTTATCACTGGCTTGATCTTGCTTCTATGTATTGGGCAATTCAATTAAAAAACAATCCAGAATTTCCCAATCAAATTAAAGAAATTGATTTATCTAAAAATAAAATTGCAGGATATTATGGAATCCCTGAAGAAGATTCCCCTCACCGAGCGATGAATGGTGTTGATCATCTTATCGCCTGCTATCAAGCAATTTTTAATAAAAACCTTGGATGCTGA
- a CDS encoding PHP domain-containing protein: MIFKADLHCHSIFSDGTDDPEKLIYQAVQSGLLGLSITDHDTIAAYPAAIDYARKHRLLLLPGVEFSAAYQGVSVHVLGYAFALHSQKLHQLCDQHRHRRVNRNRNILKKLKKLGMSIEEEEIKTQSKVIGRPHIAQIMVQKGFVSSIKEAFDHYLGEKKEAYDPGEPISIMETIETIHAAYGLAVIAHPHLIKQQSIIKYLLELPFDGIEAYYARFKPAQEKPWIEIGNEKKWINTGGSDYHGKIKPFHFLGSSWVDKNTFDQLYAHYLISNS; the protein is encoded by the coding sequence ATGATATTCAAAGCTGATTTACATTGTCATTCGATTTTTTCTGATGGAACAGACGACCCTGAAAAGCTCATCTATCAAGCAGTTCAATCGGGACTTTTAGGATTATCAATCACTGATCATGATACAATTGCTGCATATCCTGCAGCAATTGATTATGCACGAAAACATCGTTTACTACTTTTACCTGGTGTGGAGTTTTCTGCTGCCTATCAAGGTGTTTCTGTCCATGTTTTAGGATATGCCTTTGCATTGCATTCTCAAAAATTACATCAACTATGCGATCAACATCGACATCGTCGTGTAAATAGAAATCGAAATATTCTCAAAAAGCTTAAAAAACTTGGAATGTCGATCGAAGAAGAGGAGATTAAAACACAATCGAAAGTAATTGGACGACCTCATATTGCTCAAATAATGGTTCAAAAAGGGTTTGTTTCTTCAATAAAAGAGGCATTTGATCATTATTTAGGAGAGAAAAAAGAAGCTTATGATCCAGGTGAACCTATTTCAATCATGGAGACAATTGAAACTATTCATGCAGCCTATGGGCTTGCAGTGATTGCTCATCCTCATCTGATTAAACAACAATCAATCATCAAATATCTATTAGAGCTACCGTTTGATGGGATAGAAGCCTATTATGCCCGCTTTAAACCTGCACAAGAAAAGCCATGGATAGAGATTGGAAATGAAAAAAAATGGATTAATACAGGCGGTTCAGATTATCATGGTAAGATTAAACCTTTCCATTTTCTTGGAAGTTCATGGGTAGACAAAAACACTTTTGACCAGCTATATGCCCACTATCTTATCTCAAATTCTTGA
- the murB gene encoding UDP-N-acetylmuramate dehydrogenase, giving the protein MIKTLPFPHQTDKPLSKFSTLGIGGPARYFAEATSIEEMRKMVNYAYQIGLGVHILGKGSNSLFDDRGFNGLVILNRICFLEQQKNKVSVGSGYSFARLGMKMAKKGWGGLEFAMGIPGTVGGAVYMNAGANGQETADLLKQVGYVTEVGELVFFQKKDLQFSYRFSSFQKCKGAIVETVFDLISSQEAKHQKRKILNYRLMTQPYRVRSAGCAFRNPEGGSAGYLIDQIGLKGMSIGGAVVSEKHGNFILNADHATAVDVLELIKEIKKRVYSEKGILLEEEICYIPYDIQS; this is encoded by the coding sequence ATGATCAAGACGCTTCCTTTTCCACACCAAACTGACAAACCTTTGAGTAAATTCTCTACTCTTGGTATCGGAGGACCAGCACGTTATTTTGCTGAAGCAACAAGTATTGAAGAAATGCGCAAAATGGTTAATTATGCTTACCAAATAGGTCTTGGTGTTCATATTCTTGGGAAGGGATCAAATTCTTTATTTGATGACCGTGGATTTAATGGTCTTGTTATTCTCAATCGAATCTGTTTTTTAGAGCAACAAAAGAACAAGGTATCTGTTGGTAGTGGATATAGTTTTGCTCGTCTAGGAATGAAAATGGCTAAGAAAGGATGGGGCGGTCTGGAATTTGCAATGGGTATTCCTGGGACTGTTGGGGGGGCAGTATATATGAATGCAGGTGCAAATGGACAAGAAACAGCTGATCTACTTAAACAAGTTGGATATGTTACAGAAGTAGGGGAATTAGTTTTCTTTCAAAAAAAAGATTTACAATTTAGTTACCGCTTTTCTTCTTTTCAAAAGTGTAAAGGGGCAATTGTAGAAACTGTTTTTGATTTAATTTCCTCTCAAGAAGCTAAACATCAAAAACGTAAAATTTTAAACTACCGACTCATGACTCAGCCTTATAGGGTAAGATCAGCAGGCTGTGCTTTTCGAAACCCTGAAGGAGGATCCGCTGGTTACCTAATTGATCAGATTGGATTAAAAGGAATGAGCATAGGAGGAGCAGTAGTATCTGAAAAACATGGAAATTTTATTTTGAATGCCGATCACGCTACAGCTGTTGATGTGCTTGAACTCATTAAGGAGATCAAAAAGAGAGTCTATTCTGAGAAAGGTATCCTTTTGGAAGAAGAGATTTGCTATATTCCTTATGATATTCAAAGCTGA
- a CDS encoding aminotransferase class III-fold pyridoxal phosphate-dependent enzyme: MNQIVSDSAISKHPLSAEEKSKTRAEELINIAQSSSDLNGHSYTVNPISCASALASLDLLLVQDCEKQRTMITSSHTDFVKKWKNHPKLKRCESLGTILALEYRDDNCTYFSTLSDDLYQFFIKQKMLLRPLGNVLYVLPPYCITQEELNLIYDTTTLTLEGDR, encoded by the coding sequence ATGAATCAAATTGTATCAGATAGTGCAATTTCCAAGCATCCACTAAGTGCAGAAGAAAAGTCCAAGACTCGAGCCGAAGAGCTCATTAACATAGCTCAAAGTTCCTCGGATTTAAACGGACATTCTTACACCGTAAATCCAATTTCCTGCGCAAGTGCTCTTGCAAGTCTTGATCTTCTTCTTGTCCAGGATTGTGAGAAGCAAAGAACAATGATCACAAGCTCTCACACTGATTTTGTTAAGAAGTGGAAAAATCATCCAAAACTCAAGAGGTGTGAATCTCTTGGAACGATACTAGCTCTAGAGTATAGAGATGACAATTGCACCTATTTTTCGACGCTTAGTGATGATCTTTATCAATTCTTCATTAAGCAGAAGATGTTGCTAAGACCTCTGGGAAACGTTCTCTACGTACTTCCTCCTTATTGCATCACTCAAGAAGAGCTTAATCTAATATATGACACAACTACACTAACCCTTGAAGGAGACAGATGA
- the infC gene encoding translation initiation factor IF-3: protein MNFRINRQIRAPRVRVISFQGDQVGVLQIREALIMAQDLGLDLVEVAPNADPPVCKIVDYGKFRYDQTKREKESKKSQHQIKIKEIKLKPNIDEHDFQTKLKKAQVFLEKGNKVKLTCWFRGREMAYPQIGQRIVDRMIKELEQFAHLESPAKMMGRSMICVLAPQLSKSKNKEKSDAKNENK, encoded by the coding sequence GTGAATTTTCGTATTAACCGTCAAATACGTGCTCCTAGGGTCCGTGTAATTAGCTTCCAGGGGGATCAAGTGGGTGTTCTTCAAATTCGGGAAGCGCTTATCATGGCGCAAGATTTAGGTCTTGATTTAGTTGAGGTTGCACCCAATGCTGACCCTCCTGTCTGCAAAATTGTCGATTATGGAAAATTTCGTTATGATCAGACAAAACGAGAAAAAGAGAGTAAAAAATCTCAGCATCAGATTAAAATTAAGGAGATTAAGCTTAAACCAAATATTGATGAGCACGATTTTCAAACAAAATTAAAGAAAGCTCAGGTGTTTCTAGAAAAAGGAAACAAAGTTAAATTAACTTGTTGGTTTCGTGGTAGGGAAATGGCTTATCCTCAAATTGGTCAGCGTATTGTCGATCGAATGATAAAAGAGTTAGAGCAATTTGCTCATTTGGAGTCGCCTGCAAAAATGATGGGGCGCAGTATGATTTGCGTGCTTGCTCCTCAGCTTTCTAAGTCAAAAAATAAGGAAAAATCAGATGCCAAAAATGAAAACAAATAA
- the rplT gene encoding 50S ribosomal protein L20 produces MVRATSAPASRRRRKRLLKRAKGFWGDRKNHIKQSSNAVMSALAFNYRHRKNKKSDFRQLWIIRIGIAAKINGLSYSKLVNGLKKARCELNRKMLSEMSIHDPKSFKAVVDRAKEALV; encoded by the coding sequence ATGGTTAGAGCAACGAGTGCACCTGCCTCAAGGCGTCGTCGTAAGCGGCTTTTAAAGCGTGCTAAAGGATTTTGGGGTGATCGTAAAAATCATATTAAACAATCAAGTAATGCGGTAATGAGTGCATTAGCATTTAATTATCGTCATCGAAAAAATAAAAAAAGTGATTTTCGCCAACTTTGGATTATTCGTATCGGGATTGCAGCAAAAATCAATGGTTTGTCTTATAGTAAATTAGTGAATGGTTTAAAAAAGGCACGATGTGAGTTAAATCGCAAAATGCTTTCAGAGATGTCAATTCATGATCCTAAAAGTTTTAAAGCAGTTGTCGATAGAGCTAAAGAAGCGCTTGTCTAA
- a CDS encoding transcription antitermination factor NusB encodes MVSLRIHKFNEIVFQLLFSFDMGECVENDIVSLMMHELLVTRKTVLSAYSHAKSIHEAHGELDQIISNISRDYQIKRIGRVEKNIIRYALYFMKSKTTSHKKIISEALRLTQKFSTKESAAYVNALLDEASAKYDQDASFSTPN; translated from the coding sequence ATGGTTTCTCTTCGCATCCATAAATTTAATGAGATTGTCTTTCAGTTGCTCTTCTCCTTTGATATGGGAGAATGTGTAGAAAATGATATTGTTTCTCTTATGATGCATGAATTACTCGTCACTCGTAAGACTGTACTTAGTGCTTACAGTCATGCCAAATCTATTCATGAAGCACATGGGGAGCTTGATCAGATAATCTCAAACATCTCGAGAGATTATCAAATTAAAAGAATAGGACGAGTGGAAAAAAACATCATTCGTTATGCTCTTTATTTTATGAAATCTAAAACTACTTCTCATAAAAAAATTATTTCAGAAGCCTTGCGATTAACTCAAAAATTTAGCACAAAAGAGTCCGCTGCTTATGTTAATGCTTTGCTAGACGAAGCGAGTGCGAAATATGATCAAGACGCTTCCTTTTCCACACCAAACTGA
- a CDS encoding Mur ligase family protein, whose product MPTILSQILEETKEIKTMNFDLGRMRIFDAAIGSPSQAFQSIHIAGTNGKGSVAHKIASALPGKIGLYTSPHIKTYRERISIDGSIISEEKGEVLLSFILGQLPERPTYFELLTLLAFAYFAEEKVDIAVIEVGMGGRLDATNIICPILSVITSIDLEHTQYLGKTLEEIAKEKGGIIKKGVPLIVGPRARYYSNAIEVTGEFVHYEEENQAIAKEVLNFLKIDSYDLSNVPSCRFEKRGNVILDVAHNPAALKSVFRRITDTYPDKKIRALIAFSADKDIEGCLAVIRDHTIAYHYIQSDHSRLYKPKKALSFQEAFDLADDKELILICGTFFIMADALVFLHKRSPWFKSE is encoded by the coding sequence ATGCCCACTATCTTATCTCAAATTCTTGAAGAGACGAAAGAAATTAAAACCATGAATTTTGATCTTGGAAGAATGCGCATTTTTGATGCGGCAATTGGATCTCCTAGCCAAGCTTTTCAGTCAATCCATATTGCGGGAACAAATGGCAAAGGATCTGTAGCACATAAAATTGCTTCCGCTCTTCCTGGCAAAATCGGCCTTTATACTTCTCCACATATTAAGACTTACCGTGAAAGAATATCTATAGATGGATCAATAATCTCAGAAGAAAAAGGAGAAGTGCTTTTAAGTTTTATTTTAGGTCAATTACCAGAACGTCCTACTTATTTTGAATTGCTTACTCTTCTTGCCTTTGCCTATTTTGCTGAGGAAAAAGTTGATATAGCAGTGATAGAAGTAGGCATGGGGGGGCGACTTGATGCAACCAATATTATTTGTCCTATTCTTTCAGTGATTACATCGATTGATCTTGAACATACTCAATATTTAGGAAAGACTCTTGAGGAAATTGCTAAAGAAAAAGGGGGGATTATTAAAAAAGGTGTGCCTCTTATCGTTGGACCGCGAGCAAGATACTATTCTAATGCTATTGAAGTGACGGGTGAATTTGTTCATTATGAAGAAGAAAACCAGGCGATTGCAAAAGAAGTATTAAATTTTTTAAAAATTGACTCTTATGATCTATCAAATGTTCCCTCTTGTCGCTTTGAAAAGAGAGGAAATGTTATCTTAGACGTTGCACACAACCCAGCTGCTTTGAAATCTGTTTTTAGAAGAATTACTGATACCTACCCAGACAAAAAAATACGTGCCCTTATTGCTTTTTCAGCTGACAAAGATATTGAAGGTTGTCTAGCAGTGATTCGAGACCATACGATTGCTTATCATTATATTCAATCAGACCATTCTCGCCTCTATAAACCAAAAAAAGCTCTCTCTTTTCAAGAGGCATTTGATTTAGCTGATGATAAGGAACTTATTCTTATCTGCGGTACATTTTTTATTATGGCGGATGCGCTTGTTTTTCTTCATAAAAGATCTCCTTGGTTTAAAAGTGAGTAG
- a CDS encoding ferritin-like domain-containing protein encodes MQRDVLHAKWLNTLSYLENCGARKIAACEHPTLVKEEMLKHASEEFRHFHYLKKQIKRVSSSRFPNYRHPSILGGINTLKYLNKLDLFTSGYLIKDCCLDKYEVKKIAYLLVTYAIELRAQEFYPIYDEVLREHQSKVYVKSIILEEEEHLREMREGIANLPSGSKYADKACSFEHYLFNK; translated from the coding sequence GTGCAAAGGGATGTCCTCCACGCAAAATGGCTCAATACCCTCTCCTACCTAGAAAACTGTGGAGCTCGGAAAATTGCTGCCTGTGAACACCCTACTTTGGTAAAAGAAGAAATGCTTAAACATGCTTCAGAGGAATTTCGACATTTTCACTATTTAAAAAAACAGATCAAGAGAGTTTCATCTTCCCGTTTCCCTAATTACCGCCATCCTTCTATTCTTGGAGGAATCAATACTCTAAAATATTTAAACAAATTAGATCTTTTCACATCCGGTTACCTCATTAAAGACTGTTGTCTGGATAAATACGAAGTCAAAAAAATTGCCTATCTCCTTGTGACCTATGCCATAGAGCTCCGAGCTCAGGAATTCTACCCCATTTATGATGAGGTGCTTCGGGAGCATCAATCGAAGGTGTATGTAAAATCCATTATTTTAGAAGAAGAAGAGCATCTACGGGAAATGCGAGAAGGGATTGCAAACTTACCTTCGGGATCAAAATACGCTGACAAAGCATGCTCTTTTGAGCACTACCTATTTAATAAATAG
- the pheS gene encoding phenylalanine--tRNA ligase subunit alpha, giving the protein MNFEETIEAIKKEAQKDLEQSKDLDSIETLRLKYLGKKGYISKLMTDLRNVSPSLRPRFGDLINKFKSFLEEKIATTSKQFEFEEINHRLSHETLDVTLPGSRRFIGRQNVILKVLHEAIDILINMGFSVQYGPDIDSDFYNFEALNFSKNHPARDMHDTFYLTEDLLIRTHTSNTQVRVMESCQPPIRMIAPGKCYRNENISARSHLLFHQIEGLYIDEDVTFADLLSTIEEFFTRFFQQTIKMRYRPSYFPFVEPGIEVDISCIICDGKGCGICKYTGWLEVVGAGMVHPEVMKSGGIDPEKYLGYAWGFGIERLAMIRFGINDIRLFLENDLRFLQQF; this is encoded by the coding sequence ATGAATTTTGAGGAAACAATTGAGGCAATTAAAAAAGAGGCTCAGAAGGACTTAGAACAAAGTAAAGATTTAGATTCAATTGAAACCTTAAGATTAAAATACTTAGGGAAAAAAGGTTATATTTCTAAGTTAATGACTGATTTAAGAAATGTTTCCCCCAGTCTTCGTCCTCGTTTTGGAGATTTAATCAATAAATTTAAAAGTTTTCTTGAAGAAAAGATTGCTACGACATCTAAACAATTTGAATTTGAAGAGATTAATCATCGTCTGAGTCATGAAACATTGGATGTGACACTTCCTGGTTCACGTCGTTTTATTGGTCGTCAAAATGTGATTCTAAAGGTCCTGCATGAGGCAATTGACATCTTGATTAATATGGGATTTTCTGTTCAATATGGCCCGGATATTGATTCAGATTTTTACAATTTTGAAGCCTTAAATTTTTCAAAAAATCATCCTGCAAGAGATATGCATGATACCTTTTACTTGACCGAAGATTTGCTTATTCGTACCCATACTTCAAATACACAAGTACGCGTGATGGAATCCTGTCAACCTCCTATTCGGATGATTGCACCGGGCAAATGTTATCGAAATGAAAACATTTCAGCACGTTCTCATCTTTTATTTCATCAAATCGAAGGGCTCTATATTGATGAAGATGTGACTTTTGCAGATCTTCTATCTACAATAGAAGAGTTTTTTACTAGATTTTTTCAACAAACGATTAAGATGCGTTACCGTCCTAGCTATTTTCCTTTTGTAGAACCTGGTATTGAAGTGGACATTAGCTGTATTATTTGTGATGGAAAAGGGTGTGGTATTTGTAAATATACTGGGTGGTTAGAAGTTGTAGGAGCTGGTATGGTCCATCCTGAAGTGATGAAATCAGGTGGGATAGATCCTGAAAAATATTTGGGTTACGCCTGGGGATTTGGCATTGAGAGACTAGCTATGATTCGTTTTGGGATTAACGATATTCGTCTTTTCCTAGAAAATGATTTACGGTTTCTTCAACAGTTTTAA
- the alr gene encoding alanine racemase — protein MLSSSTLTIDLDAIESNISAFKKKGEIMAMVKANGYGTGVIDIVPYLSDFGVKILGVSHVNEGILLRKAGIKMPIFVLSAPAFEAKQVVEYCLEPAISSIEEATALNHAAKKLIPIHLHIDTGMNRFGVNPEKAIQLVKAIRRLSHLYIKGIMTHFTSADLPEMDSYTNQQIAIFKEVVDFFDPLPHWIHAANGAGAQRFSIPFCNLVRIGLALFESALTLKSHLSFIKKAQKGESVGYHSGYIFKQDSLIGTIPFGYYDGLHCDYKEKGYVLVREKQSPMIGRICMDFMMIDLTKIPEAKIGDPVILFDPKSLPLKVVAGWTNTNVREVLVRIGARTQRSYIRRGCKVN, from the coding sequence ATGCTAAGTTCTAGTACTCTAACCATCGATCTTGATGCCATTGAATCCAATATTTCTGCATTTAAGAAAAAAGGTGAGATCATGGCAATGGTGAAAGCAAATGGTTATGGGACTGGTGTGATTGATATTGTTCCCTACCTGTCTGATTTTGGAGTGAAAATTTTAGGGGTTTCTCACGTCAATGAAGGGATTTTACTTAGAAAAGCAGGTATTAAAATGCCGATTTTTGTCCTTTCGGCTCCTGCTTTTGAAGCTAAACAAGTTGTGGAATATTGCTTAGAACCCGCTATCAGTTCTATTGAAGAAGCAACCGCTCTCAATCATGCTGCTAAAAAACTCATTCCCATTCATCTGCATATTGATACAGGGATGAATCGATTTGGTGTTAATCCAGAAAAAGCGATTCAATTAGTCAAAGCGATTAGAAGATTATCGCATCTTTATATCAAAGGTATCATGACTCACTTTACCTCTGCAGACCTCCCTGAAATGGATAGTTATACAAATCAGCAGATAGCTATTTTTAAAGAGGTGGTAGATTTTTTTGATCCTCTACCTCATTGGATTCATGCAGCAAACGGAGCGGGAGCACAACGTTTTTCTATCCCATTTTGTAACCTTGTAAGAATTGGATTAGCCTTGTTTGAATCAGCTTTAACCTTAAAATCCCACCTATCATTTATTAAGAAAGCACAAAAGGGAGAGAGTGTCGGCTATCATTCTGGTTATATCTTCAAGCAGGATAGTCTGATCGGTACCATTCCATTTGGTTATTATGATGGATTACACTGTGATTATAAAGAAAAAGGATACGTTCTTGTAAGGGAAAAGCAAAGTCCAATGATTGGGCGTATCTGTATGGATTTTATGATGATTGACCTCACAAAAATTCCGGAGGCAAAAATAGGAGATCCTGTCATCTTATTTGATCCCAAATCACTACCTCTAAAAGTTGTAGCAGGATGGACCAATACCAATGTTCGAGAAGTATTAGTACGTATTGGAGCTAGAACTCAAAGGAGTTATATAAGAAGAGGGTGTAAAGTAAATTAG